A genomic segment from Glycine soja cultivar W05 chromosome 20, ASM419377v2, whole genome shotgun sequence encodes:
- the LOC114403495 gene encoding transmembrane protein 184B-like codes for MVPIFLYIVAFICTCGAIALSLLHIYKHLLNYTEPTYQRFIVRIVFMVPVYALMSFLSLVLPQGSIYFNSIREIYEAWVIYNFLSLCLEWVGGPGSVVLSLTGRVLKPSWFLMTCCLPPLALDGRFIRKCKQGCLQFVILKPILVVVTLILYAKGKYKDGNFSPKQSYLYLTIIYTFSYTMALYALALFYVACKDLLQPFNPVPKFIIIKSVVFLTYWQGVLVFLAAKSEFVKDADEAALLQDFFICVEMLVAAVGHFYAFPYKEYAGANIGGSRGLTASLAHALKLNDFYHDTVHQFAPTYHDYVLYNHGGEGEEGTRKYRSRTFVPIGPEMDTVRRNKHLFGSKADDVQISSFSSNSSSPSNSGPISDVPHSGAMKSSLLVDVSNSLSVPYDMTLIDLDASNYPEKVPAADKAGTR; via the exons ATGGTTCCAATCTTCTTGTACATCGTCGCTTTCATTTGCACGTGCGGAGCCATTGCGTTGTCCTTGCTTCACATTTATAAGCACCTTCTCAATTACACCGAGCCTACTTATCAGCGCTTCATTGTTCGGATCGTTTTTATGGTCCCG GTTTATGCGTTGATGTCATTCTTGTCACTTGTTCTACCACAGGGTTCaatctattttaattcaatCCGGGAAAT CTATGAAGCTtgggttatttataatttcctATCGCTATGTCTTGAATGGGTTGGTGGTCCTGGATCAGTAGTCCTAAGTTTAACTGGACGGGTTCTCAAGCCATCATGGTTTTTGATGACCTGTTGCTTACCTCCTCTGGCGCTTGATGG GCGTTTTATACGTAAATGCAAGCAAGGGTGCTTGCAGTTTGTGATTTTGAAGCCCATTTTAGTTGTTGTTACACTTATACTTTATGCAAAGGGAAAATATAAGGATGGAAATTTCAGTCCAAAGCAATCATACTTGTATCTTACAATCATCTATACATTCTCATACACAATGGCTCTCTATGCTCTTGCTTTGTTTTATGTGGCATGCAAGGATCTGCTTCAACCATTCAATCCAGTCCCAaagtttattataataaaatctgTTGTATTCCTAACTTATTGGCAG GGTGTCTTAGTTTTCCTTGCCGCAAAGTCGGAATTTGTTAAGGATGCAGATGAAGCTGCTCTACTTCAAGATTTTTTCATTTGCGTTGAGATGCTTGTTGCTGCTGTTGGCCACTTTTATGCATTTCCATACAAAGAGTACGCTGGGGCTAACATAGGTGGATCCCGTGGGTTGACAGCTAGCCTTGCTCATGCTTTAAAGTTAAATGACTTTTACCATGATACCGTCCACCAG TTTGCACCAACATACCATGATTATGTTCTCTACAACCACGGTGGTGAAGGTGAAGAGGGAACTAGGAAGTATAGATCACGAACTTTTGTTCCAATTGGCCCAGAGATGGACACAGTGAGAAGAAATAAACATTTGTTTGGAAGCAAGGCAGATGACGTACAGATCTCAAGTTTTTCTTCAAATAGTAGCTCTCCCTCAAATTCTGGTCCCATCTCTGATGTTCCACATTCTGGTGCAATGAAATCTTCCTTACTTGTGGATGTGTCAAATTCTTTGTCTGTGCCATACGATATGACACTTATTGACTTGGATGCATCCAATTATCCTGAAAAAGTTCCAGCAGCTGATAAAGCCGGTACTAGGTGA